From a region of the Leucoraja erinacea ecotype New England chromosome 6, Leri_hhj_1, whole genome shotgun sequence genome:
- the LOC129698449 gene encoding deleted in malignant brain tumors 1 protein-like, protein MCSGRVEVYHNSTWGNVCGRSWDINAGNVVCKVLNCGTAWSVTKAVSYGEATGNIWLDGVKCNGTEPALDQCAASPWGVNNCTHREFAGVSCSGPVPVRLVNGNNMCSGRVEVYHNSTWSTVCGRSWDINAGNVVCRVLNCGTARQ, encoded by the exons ATGTGCTCCGGGAGAGTGGAGGTCTATCATAACTCCACCTGGGGCAATGTCTGTGGCAGGAGCTGGGATATCAATGCGGGGAACGTGGTCTGCAAGGTGTTGAACTGTGGGACGGCCTGGTCAGTAACAAAAGCTGTCTCCTACGGAGAGGCTACTGGGAACATCTGGCTGGATGGGGTGAAGTGTAACGGTACAGAGCCTGCCCTTGACCAGTGTGCTGCCAGCCCATGGGGGGTGAATAACTGCACACACAGAGAGTTCGCTGGAGTCTCCTGCTcag GTCCGGTGCCAGTCCGTCTGGTGAATGGGAACAACATGTGCTCCGGGAGAGTGGAGGTCTATCATAACTCCACCTGGAGCACCGTCTGCGGCAGGAGCTGGGATATAAATGCGGGGAATGTGGTCTGCAGGGTGTTGAACTGTGGGACGGCCCGTCAGTAA